A part of Actinomycetota bacterium genomic DNA contains:
- a CDS encoding D-alanine--D-alanine ligase, which translates to MSREKIAVLMGGRSLEREVSLKSGQRVCDALTALGYKVLPLDVTPELTDTLRAERPDACYIALHGKNGEDGTIQELLEFLGIPYTGPGVTSSALAWDKSVAKRLFVQDNIPTPAWVTLTTDAFKEMGAATALDLVPGEVGGFPLAVKPSKQGSALGLAKVDDAEALPEALLSALSYGDAALVEKWVDGCVLAVSVLDGPEGTDGHVVLPPVEIEAKSGLFDFSAMYTAGETDYFVPARLEPGVAEEVERIARRVHALLGCRDVSRVDMVVGGDGVPYVLECNTSPGMTETSLLPMAAEAAGMSFQDVVERLIRAALERSSESA; encoded by the coding sequence ATGAGTCGCGAGAAGATCGCGGTGCTGATGGGAGGGCGCTCGCTGGAGCGCGAAGTGTCGCTGAAGAGCGGACAGCGAGTGTGTGATGCGCTGACCGCCCTCGGCTACAAGGTGCTTCCCCTCGATGTGACCCCCGAACTCACCGACACGCTCCGCGCCGAGCGGCCCGACGCGTGCTACATCGCGCTGCACGGCAAGAACGGCGAAGACGGCACGATCCAGGAACTGCTGGAATTCCTTGGCATACCGTACACGGGGCCGGGAGTGACGTCGTCTGCGCTCGCGTGGGACAAGTCGGTGGCGAAACGCCTGTTCGTGCAGGACAACATCCCGACGCCGGCGTGGGTGACGCTCACGACCGACGCCTTCAAGGAGATGGGGGCGGCGACAGCGCTCGATCTCGTGCCCGGCGAGGTCGGGGGGTTCCCGCTGGCGGTGAAGCCGTCGAAGCAAGGCTCGGCGCTTGGGCTCGCGAAGGTCGACGACGCCGAAGCACTGCCCGAAGCGCTGCTCTCCGCACTCTCGTACGGCGACGCGGCGCTCGTGGAGAAGTGGGTCGACGGTTGCGTGCTGGCCGTGTCGGTTCTGGACGGGCCCGAGGGCACCGACGGGCATGTCGTTCTGCCGCCCGTCGAGATCGAAGCGAAGTCGGGACTCTTTGACTTCTCGGCGATGTATACGGCCGGCGAGACCGACTATTTCGTTCCCGCGCGGCTGGAGCCCGGTGTGGCCGAGGAGGTCGAGCGCATTGCCCGACGGGTACACGCGCTGCTTGGATGTCGTGACGTCTCGCGTGTGGACATGGTCGTGGGCGGAGACGGAGTCCCGTACGTCCTTGAGTGCAACACTTCGCCGGGCATGACCGAGACCTCGCTTCTGCCGATGGCGGCCGAAGCGGCGGGCATGTCATTCCAAGATGTGGTAGAACGGTTGATACGCGCCGCGCTCGAACGTTCCAGTGAGAGCGCGTGA
- a CDS encoding YbaK/EbsC family protein, whose amino-acid sequence MTDNPLSEPKKRGSADRVRDFLASHGLAEEIVHFEQSTKTAQMAADAMSCELGQIVKSLVFVVDATPVLALVAGDRRGDSGAIASETGGEKAGFADADTVREATGYAIGGVSPFDLPTDLTVLIDDSLKRFDVVYPAAGTPSSMVRIPRDDLARMTGGRMARISH is encoded by the coding sequence GTGACCGACAATCCTTTATCGGAGCCAAAGAAGCGAGGCTCTGCCGATCGTGTGCGTGACTTCCTGGCATCACACGGACTCGCCGAGGAGATCGTGCACTTTGAGCAGTCCACGAAGACTGCGCAGATGGCGGCCGATGCCATGAGCTGCGAACTGGGGCAGATCGTGAAGTCCCTTGTGTTTGTGGTGGATGCGACGCCCGTGCTCGCGCTCGTGGCGGGAGACCGGCGCGGCGACAGCGGTGCGATCGCGTCCGAGACCGGGGGCGAGAAGGCTGGCTTCGCGGACGCCGACACCGTGCGCGAAGCCACCGGCTACGCTATCGGTGGCGTGTCGCCCTTCGATCTTCCCACGGATCTCACGGTGCTTATCGACGATTCTCTCAAGCGGTTCGATGTCGTCTATCCCGCAGCCGGCACGCCGTCTTCCATGGTCCGCATTCCTCGCGATGACCTTGCCCGGATGACGGGTGGCCGAATGGCACGCATCTCGCACTGA
- a CDS encoding GNAT family N-acetyltransferase, whose protein sequence is MARRLRPLGLEHIGDLPCECTGCVFWETPRRLEIRCGAACDVDMLRQWYLDTTMEWGEVGRIACEDDQVLGFIKYAPACAFPQATRMPAGPAAPDVPLLACIHIRDDARQHGLGRVLLQAALRDLSLRGEKSVQAYATTRRDDMIRSPVMGMEFLLRHGFTVARPHPEYPLLQLDLRSLATWTENLEAVLQTLRIPLGHPRRVPSPVDQA, encoded by the coding sequence ATGGCGCGCAGACTGAGGCCGCTGGGGCTCGAGCATATCGGCGATCTGCCCTGCGAGTGTACGGGCTGCGTCTTCTGGGAGACGCCCCGGCGACTCGAGATTCGCTGCGGAGCGGCGTGTGACGTGGACATGCTGCGTCAGTGGTACTTGGACACGACCATGGAGTGGGGCGAGGTCGGCCGAATCGCTTGCGAAGACGACCAGGTCCTTGGCTTCATCAAGTATGCACCGGCGTGCGCGTTTCCACAGGCCACCCGGATGCCGGCGGGGCCCGCGGCGCCGGATGTGCCTCTGCTTGCGTGCATCCACATCCGCGATGACGCCCGTCAGCATGGTCTTGGACGGGTGCTGCTGCAAGCTGCGCTTCGCGATCTCTCGCTCCGGGGCGAGAAGTCGGTGCAGGCGTACGCGACCACGCGTCGCGACGACATGATCCGCTCTCCGGTCATGGGTATGGAGTTCCTGCTGAGACACGGGTTCACCGTCGCCCGGCCGCATCCCGAGTACCCGTTGCTCCAGCTAGACTTGCGCTCCTTGGCGACGTGGACGGAGAATCTCGAGGCGGTCCTGCAGACGCTCAGGATCCCGCTCGGCCACCCGCGTCGCGTGCCGTCGCCCGTCGATCAAGCCTGA
- a CDS encoding PLP-dependent aminotransferase family protein, whose translation MGTARVVFDRWEGRYAERIGAVRSSAVRDLFAAASRPDMISFSGGMPDVGRVPAHAAADAAHGAVIHAGAQALQYGSSEGRVELRQTIVELMAEIGVRLQVDDLIVTAGAQQGLDLLAKTFIDPGDVIIAEGPTYVGALQAFSAYQPDVRCIEMDEHGMRMDLLEAELRLLGPRGAKFIYTIPNFQNPGGVTLTAERRRRLLELAQEYDIPVVEDDPYGRLRFEGGHNMPLRALDDEVIYLGTFSKIFAPGLRLGWMAAPRPILAKVLLVKQAADLCGSAFAQVTAERYFAGTRWRKVLQGLTRAYAERRDAMLGALDEYFPAEAHWTRPEGGFFVWVTLPEFLDTKAMLAEAVEHGVTFVPGEAFYPDGRGRNSMRLAFCYAEPEAIWEGIRRLAEVLEDRLELYRAFIAAGAIQPAEEGAA comes from the coding sequence ATGGGTACCGCAAGAGTCGTGTTCGACCGGTGGGAGGGCCGCTACGCGGAGCGGATAGGCGCCGTGCGCAGCAGCGCAGTGCGCGATCTGTTCGCAGCAGCGAGCCGTCCTGACATGATCAGCTTCTCCGGCGGCATGCCGGACGTGGGCCGCGTGCCCGCGCACGCGGCGGCCGACGCCGCCCACGGTGCGGTCATCCATGCCGGCGCCCAGGCGCTGCAGTACGGTAGCAGCGAGGGCCGCGTGGAGTTGCGCCAGACTATCGTCGAGCTCATGGCCGAGATCGGCGTGCGGCTTCAGGTCGACGACCTTATCGTCACGGCCGGTGCTCAGCAGGGGCTCGACCTGCTCGCGAAGACTTTCATCGATCCAGGCGACGTCATCATCGCCGAGGGTCCGACGTACGTTGGCGCGCTCCAGGCGTTCTCGGCCTACCAGCCCGACGTGCGTTGCATCGAGATGGACGAACACGGCATGCGCATGGATCTGCTTGAGGCCGAACTGCGGCTGCTCGGACCGCGCGGCGCGAAGTTCATCTACACGATCCCGAACTTCCAGAATCCCGGCGGCGTCACGCTCACCGCTGAGCGTCGCCGTCGGCTGCTCGAACTCGCGCAGGAGTACGACATCCCGGTCGTGGAGGACGATCCCTACGGCCGCTTGCGATTCGAGGGCGGCCACAACATGCCGCTGCGTGCGCTCGACGATGAGGTCATCTACCTGGGCACGTTCTCCAAGATCTTTGCGCCGGGGTTGCGGCTCGGCTGGATGGCGGCTCCTCGGCCGATACTGGCGAAGGTGCTGCTCGTGAAACAGGCCGCCGATCTCTGTGGCTCGGCGTTCGCCCAGGTCACCGCAGAGCGCTACTTCGCGGGTACGCGGTGGCGCAAGGTCCTGCAGGGCCTCACGCGCGCCTACGCCGAGAGACGCGACGCGATGCTCGGCGCCCTCGACGAGTACTTCCCAGCCGAGGCGCACTGGACGCGCCCCGAGGGCGGGTTCTTCGTCTGGGTCACGCTGCCGGAGTTCCTGGACACGAAGGCGATGCTGGCCGAGGCTGTCGAGCATGGGGTCACCTTCGTGCCCGGCGAGGCGTTCTACCCCGACGGGCGCGGACGCAACTCGATGCGGCTGGCCTTCTGCTACGCTGAACCGGAGGCCATCTGGGAGGGAATCCGCAGGTTGGCCGAGGTGTTGGAGGACCGGCTCGAACTCTATCGTGCGTTCATCGCAGCAGGTGCGATCCAGCCTGCCGAGGAGGGAGCGGCATGA
- a CDS encoding polysaccharide deacetylase family protein translates to MSNSSDKASRILPVLSWPVVLLGALVLASAAAVALPAFGSIGIVVDGRVRQVPAGITAAAIATDALCEASPGDLVSVNGALLRAGQGELVALVRDGAWLDPDAPVFAGDRIGSVDGANTTETVVTTSSPIPIPVEFTGTGALCEVKQPGAVGIRRLVVGEISGNVVTSTVEQEPLPLIIQRSSPSNGRKVVALTFDDGPWKGQTGKILDILKAEEVKATFFMLGSRVRKYPSIARRVAKEGHEIGNHSDTHKLLGRASEQMVRNEIRRAQRTIREVVDVTPKWFRPPAGSVGPYVASEARKVKLRVITWSVDPQDWRASKPGPIARSVRKTVKPGAVILLHDGGGDREDTIRALPWIIHNLKKQGYTFVTLDELYD, encoded by the coding sequence ATGAGCAACTCTTCCGACAAGGCATCTCGCATACTGCCGGTTCTGTCGTGGCCGGTCGTGCTCCTTGGCGCGCTCGTGCTCGCCTCTGCAGCAGCGGTTGCACTCCCTGCGTTCGGTTCCATCGGAATCGTCGTTGACGGTCGGGTTCGGCAGGTACCTGCGGGCATCACGGCTGCGGCGATCGCCACAGACGCTCTCTGCGAAGCGAGTCCTGGGGACCTTGTGAGCGTCAACGGGGCCCTTCTGCGTGCTGGCCAGGGCGAGCTGGTCGCGCTTGTGCGCGACGGCGCTTGGCTCGATCCCGACGCTCCCGTCTTCGCCGGCGATCGCATCGGCAGCGTCGACGGAGCCAACACGACCGAGACCGTCGTCACCACGAGCTCGCCGATTCCCATCCCGGTCGAGTTCACCGGGACGGGTGCGCTTTGTGAGGTCAAGCAGCCTGGCGCGGTGGGTATTCGGCGCCTGGTTGTCGGCGAGATATCGGGGAACGTCGTCACGAGCACGGTCGAGCAGGAGCCGCTGCCGCTCATCATCCAGCGCAGCAGTCCATCGAACGGCCGCAAAGTCGTCGCACTCACCTTCGACGACGGTCCTTGGAAGGGCCAGACCGGGAAGATCCTCGACATCCTGAAGGCCGAGGAAGTGAAGGCGACGTTCTTCATGCTAGGGTCGCGCGTTCGCAAGTATCCTTCGATCGCGCGTCGCGTAGCCAAAGAGGGTCACGAGATCGGCAATCATTCCGATACCCACAAGCTGCTCGGACGTGCGAGCGAGCAGATGGTGCGCAACGAGATCCGCAGGGCACAAAGGACGATCCGGGAGGTCGTGGACGTCACGCCGAAGTGGTTCCGACCCCCCGCGGGTAGCGTCGGACCGTACGTGGCGTCGGAGGCGCGCAAGGTGAAGCTCAGGGTCATCACGTGGTCGGTGGACCCGCAGGACTGGCGGGCATCCAAGCCGGGGCCGATCGCGCGATCGGTGCGCAAGACCGTCAAGCCCGGTGCCGTTATCCTTCTGCATGATGGCGGAGGCGACCGGGAGGACACGATTCGGGCGCTGCCTTGGATCATCCACAATCTCAAGAAGCAGGGCTACACGTTCGTGACCCTCGACGAGCTGTACGACTAG
- a CDS encoding YtxH domain-containing protein, giving the protein MHDYRRGGGVLGAFLLGGVIGAALGLLFAPRSGKENREMLAEAANKYWSEGKELYDTGVTKSKDLYETGVTKSKDLYETGRDVATEKTEELREKIDHARDRLKEQVDSASETAKTKVSETVPAVKEAAGKAAEVARTGIDAAEKKAQEALNFVGDKAGGKPDVADVAPEA; this is encoded by the coding sequence ATGCACGACTACAGGCGTGGCGGGGGCGTGCTTGGCGCATTCCTGCTTGGCGGAGTCATCGGAGCTGCTCTGGGACTGCTGTTCGCGCCGCGTTCCGGCAAAGAGAATCGCGAGATGCTTGCCGAGGCCGCGAACAAGTACTGGTCCGAGGGCAAGGAGCTCTACGACACCGGCGTGACCAAGAGCAAGGACCTGTACGAGACCGGCGTGACCAAGAGCAAGGACCTCTACGAGACCGGTCGCGATGTGGCGACCGAGAAGACCGAGGAGCTGCGCGAGAAGATCGATCACGCGCGCGACCGGTTGAAGGAGCAGGTCGACAGCGCGTCCGAGACGGCAAAGACCAAGGTCAGCGAGACCGTTCCGGCTGTCAAGGAGGCCGCAGGCAAGGCCGCTGAAGTCGCGAGGACCGGCATCGATGCGGCGGAGAAGAAGGCGCAAGAGGCCCTCAACTTCGTGGGCGACAAGGCCGGTGGCAAGCCCGACGTTGCCGACGTAGCGCCCGAAGCCTAG
- a CDS encoding PRC-barrel domain-containing protein, which translates to MPDVQSVTGEPVRNPKGKRFGSVTHVLFHPSEPRVVGFEIQPEPYLYVIPRRPCFVALADVEVAKKSLRLFSARPASNAAAAKKIGANWENTVIWAGMPVRSESGEAAGCVRDVRFSKMDGRVKRLALTGGMGADVAIGRQEIGGDQVQRFDGEHVVVDDAVHKAEYSGGMARRAGTSAAVAKVTAEEVAKKTVAAGRAAVKVASSSKLGKRAVGRLKAFGRAARDAMSADEED; encoded by the coding sequence GTGCCCGACGTGCAGAGCGTGACCGGCGAGCCCGTTCGCAACCCCAAAGGCAAGAGATTCGGCTCCGTGACGCATGTGCTCTTTCATCCGTCGGAGCCGCGGGTCGTCGGGTTCGAGATCCAGCCCGAGCCGTACCTCTATGTCATCCCCCGTCGTCCGTGCTTCGTCGCTCTCGCGGATGTCGAGGTCGCCAAGAAGTCGCTGCGTCTGTTCTCGGCGCGTCCGGCGTCCAATGCGGCGGCGGCCAAGAAGATCGGAGCGAACTGGGAGAATACCGTCATCTGGGCAGGTATGCCCGTTCGCAGCGAGTCGGGTGAGGCGGCCGGCTGCGTGCGTGATGTGCGCTTCTCCAAGATGGACGGCCGCGTGAAGCGCCTGGCCCTCACCGGGGGCATGGGCGCGGATGTGGCGATCGGGCGTCAGGAGATCGGTGGCGACCAGGTACAGCGGTTCGACGGCGAGCACGTTGTGGTCGATGATGCGGTGCACAAGGCCGAGTACAGTGGCGGCATGGCCCGCCGAGCGGGGACTTCGGCGGCCGTTGCCAAGGTGACCGCCGAGGAGGTTGCGAAGAAGACCGTCGCCGCCGGCAGAGCGGCTGTCAAAGTCGCGAGCAGCAGCAAGCTCGGGAAGCGAGCGGTCGGCAGGCTGAAGGCGTTCGGGCGGGCGGCAAGAGACGCCATGTCCGCAGACGAAGAGGACTGA
- a CDS encoding 5-formyltetrahydrofolate cyclo-ligase, with amino-acid sequence MTTKSEIRELACAARRSIPAEERALRAAAACGRLVGLPEVHDARVVLGYLATTDEIDPARCLKSLGDRGVLVSYPRIAGAGALTIHVPLASDDLESGPHGIRQPYIDAPKVDPDNVDIIIVPGVAFDVTGERVGYGGGYYDRLLPHTSRALRIALAFDEQIVAEIPHEPHDEHVDIVVTPTRVIRADGSQG; translated from the coding sequence GTGACAACGAAGTCCGAGATTCGCGAGCTGGCATGCGCTGCGCGCCGGTCGATACCTGCCGAGGAGCGTGCTCTGCGCGCTGCCGCGGCGTGCGGGCGGCTCGTTGGCCTGCCCGAAGTCCACGACGCACGCGTCGTCCTTGGCTACCTGGCCACGACCGACGAGATCGACCCCGCGCGCTGTCTGAAGTCGCTGGGCGATCGCGGCGTTCTTGTGAGCTACCCCCGCATCGCCGGGGCTGGCGCGCTCACGATCCATGTCCCGTTGGCCTCTGATGACCTCGAATCCGGACCCCACGGCATCCGGCAACCCTACATCGATGCCCCGAAGGTCGATCCCGACAACGTCGACATCATCATCGTGCCGGGCGTCGCATTCGATGTGACCGGAGAGCGCGTGGGTTACGGCGGCGGCTACTACGACCGGCTCCTCCCGCACACCTCGCGTGCGCTCAGGATAGCGCTCGCGTTCGACGAGCAGATCGTCGCCGAGATCCCTCACGAACCTCACGACGAGCACGTCGACATCGTCGTGACCCCCACCAGGGTGATCAGGGCCGATGGGTCGCAGGGCTAG